GTGCTCAAAAAAGCTGGAAACTGTTTCAGCTTTATCACCGTTGGTCTCACCACACAGATCCCCAATCACAGAGCAGGTTTCTACAAGCCTCATATTTATATGTTTTGTGCTTCTTACATAGCAACAGAGGAAACTCATGTTGTACAGGAGCTTCAGTGGACCTAACAATAATGTTAGCATCACAATGTCTGTGGTGCCAAACCCCATGGAGATAACTGGCTGGACAGCCTCACTCAGAGCGAGCGGCAGGGGAGAAGCCACACTGGGAACTACAAAGGACCCAGTCCTGCAGggtccagcctgcagcagagcagggtaaAGGCAAAGCTTTTTGTCTCTCTGAGCTCCTCCTCTTCAATGCACGGAGCTGAAGGGAAGTGAATGAGGCAGCATCACAGTGAGAATTCCAGAGAAATTCCatctctggggggaaaaaaaaaaatccatgtgctGTTTCCTAAAATATTTCCATGCCTTGTTTCATTCCTGTACTGCAGAAGAAATATGATATAGCTAGATCTTGAAGAGCTCTTTGGCTGGACTCTCCACCCTCTTCTGTAGAAGGCAGGGAACAGAGATGCTCAATGTTCTCTTCCACACTGAGATTTTAAAACATGAAGATGTTTCCAACATTAAACAGCTACAAGTAGGTGTCTGCTACTGCACATTAGGAGGCATAAGCCTACAAAAGCAACTCCAATCCCTTCAGAACTGTCTATCACTGTGCAGGTATTTCAATGCAAGAATAGAAAGCAGTTATTTGAAGGTGTGAGTGAGTAGGGCTAAAGCTGCTTTCTCAGCCTGGACCCTGAAGGTCTGAGTGGTTTATTCAGGCTTTGCTCTTTGGTAACACTAGTTAACACTGGGAATAGAAAATACCTTTTGCCTGGGGCATTGTCTGTTCTGTGCCTTCCCTATTCATGATACTGAACATTCACTCTGTTTCCCAAGTCAGAAAATAGCTTCCAAAATACCCATTTCACAGTTTGCTAACTCCTTCATTGGGAGagatggatttttatttttttcttttattttgaccCTGACTAGAAAACAGTAACacaatttcctttgctttcctcacTACACTTGCAGCTTATAGTCCAAAGCCACTTTGAGCAATATGAAGTCCAATGCTGATATAGTGGTTCCCAATTCTGCTTGATTACATAAACTGGACAGGCACAGAAGCCTTGTTGCAAGGCATGCAGGAAGGTCTCTCTTCCAGATATGTGTACACCTGGAGCCAGCATTCAAGGGAGGAGTGAGAAAGGTGAAGATTTCCTACTAAACCTCACCTTTCCAAAACTGACTTTCCCAGGAACCAGTTACTTTCCTTAACAGTCCAAGAGCAACAGACACACTGCAGGTATGAAAAGCTACTTACACTTCTAGTGAGCAGAATGGACTGTACATGCCAGGAGACAGTGGGAGAGGTAAAATTGTTCCTGAACCAGCTTTGAAGTGTTTCTCTATGCAGAAAGATCCTGGGGCAGAGGAGGACACTGTCCCACTCTTGGATCTACCACCTCCATAGTCAACACTTCTCTCTCCATGCTGGTAAGAGAAAATAAGTCCAGTGAGACCCATGCACACTCTCGAGGGGAGTCAGGCCCTGCAATACAGTTGGGAAAGCTTGATGCCTGTCTTTTGGCTGCCTCTCCCTGAAGGCTGTGCTTCCCCAGAGTCTGGTGCAGAGAGACAAGTGCTACACATGGAAAAAGatagaaggaaagcaagaaCACAGGTGGCACAGTGAAAGAACACAGGAATGCTCCAGGCACTCAAGTGTCCCTAGGAAAGCCTCAGGTGGCAAGTTCTGCTATCACAGATGATACTCAAATGAGCTCACATGGAGAGAACTCCTTAGCTGCACTACATAAGAGAACAAATAGTGTCTCCCATCTTTCTAACAAGTATCTCATTTGGTAGGCAAGTCTCAGATTTCCATTCAGTTAGCCAGCTCTATAGTAATTATGCATTTTAGTTCATGAGTAGCATTTAGTGATGATGCCCATACAAGCAGCAGGCTCTCTATTTTCCTCCAGCACAGCATTTGATTGGATAAGCCATTAGAAAACTTCTACCGCTCACCAGGAACTGATGTACATAGAGAGGCAGCACCTTACACTTGGAGAATGGTGGCAGAAGACCTCTTACTGGTGAGTTTTCAGACATCCACTTTTGTATCTGGAGGCGTTTTAGCAATGTGTGGAAGCGTATTTTAGATCTAGATATCAGCACTAACTTCCTCAGAagtctgcagcacagagcacccTCATTTTGTAAGACAGCAGAGGAATCTGACTTTGTACAACAGACTCAAATCCATGCACATTCCCAAATTCCCCCAAAGTAGACTCTTGCCCACAATACAGCATGAGGTTTCTTAAAACTGATGAGTCTTAGTTTCCCAAGCACTTTTATAAAGGTTTATTTTAAGTTCTCCCACCCTGCAACAAGCCATTCCTCCTGACTGACCTGAGCAGACACTTCCTTTTCTCAGCATGACTGATGTCAAAACAGGCTTTTACCAAAGCTAACTGCTAGCTTTATTTTTACTGGAAATGGTGGATGCAGTAGCcaataaacttaaaaaaaaaaaaaaaaaagacaatttagCTATGGCATTTGTCATATGAGGACAGAGAATGATTTAAGCTAtctgaaaaattaattcttAGTGAGCTTCTCTGAAAAGCATGTCAGAGAGGGaccagctgctccttgctgtgAGTTCAGCCAGGCAGCATGGCTAACGTTTTCCAAGTGTATCAGTGAACAAGTTTGGCGTTGCGAGGAAGAGGCAAAAAGTCAATATGCAGAATGGAGGGAAGGAGCAGTGTGTGGTTACTGTTTTGTCACACCGAGACTTTAATGCATACTCAAGTATGCGAGCTCCCAGAGTTAGCAGGTTGACTGGGCAGTCTCCACAGGCAAACTCTGTCCAGTATTCTGGGGCTTTTAACTCCCATCCTGACCCCTGACAgacagagacaggaaaaaaaaatctcatgacCCCAAGTAAGGGACTAAGGCACAGCAGAGTTCCTCCTGCCAGCACATCTCCCCAACCTGCAGTGATAGATCTAAAGCTTCATTAGTCCTCCAACCTGCAGGCAACTCACTGAAGTCATAAAGCACATCATTTGGTTATCACAGAGCTTGTCCAAGAGCTCCTGCAACTCTGCTGCAGAGAAGGTCACCTTCAACAACCCGGAGGCTCATTTATCTGCAAGTGCATATAGAAATACGAGATGCTGGTTATTACAGGACAATCAAGTCAATGAACTGAACCCGAAGACAATGTTGTCTCATCAACCAGCTCACGGGGCACCCACAGCCGGCTCTGCATCACGCAGCTCTgaaagactggagagaaggacacCAAGTAGACAGAGATGGAGTGGCCTCCTCCGCCCCGACCCGGGCCCTGCGGGCCGCGTACGAGGTGCAGAGGGGCATGTCCAAGCTGCTCGGAGGGCATCTGCCCGAGAGCCGCTGCTCACAGACCCTGGGCTGCACCAGCCCGCCAAGGGCTGCCGCTGCCTGACGGGGCTCCGGAGGCCAAACCTGGCCCGGAGGTTCTCCCGCGGTCCAGCCTCAGCGAAGCACCCGAAGCAGCCCCTTCGAGAGCACAGCGCAGACTGGCCCGTCCCGACCTGCCCCGTCCCGCCCCGGCGGGGCCTCTGCAGTCGGCTGCGCTTCCGGGGCGAGCGGCCAGCGCCTGCCCCGAAGCGGCGGGGATCCAGCGTGTCCCATCCCCCGGCCGATGCCTGAGCTCGGGCCGGCAGCGGGGCGGGGAAGAGCCGGGAGCGCAGTTTGGGCTGCGGGCGGAGGCTGGCAGCGGCGCGGGCAGCGCAGGCAGCGGCGCGGGCAGCCGCGGCGGGGCCTCCCCGTGTTGCCGGCGGGCGGTGAGGCGGGAGAGGAGCGCGGCCGCCGCCATGGAAGAGCTGGATGTGGAGCCGCCGCTGATGGTGTGGGCCGGGGAGGGCCAGGCCGGGCAGGCGGGAGCGGGACTGAGCGGGGGCGGCGGGCGCCGCTGACGGGTCGTCATCCCCTCACAGGTGGTGCCGGGTGCGGACCCGTTGGCCAGACAGCTCTGCTTCGCCTGGGGACCCGCGGAGGTGCTGGTGTGCGAGACACTCTTCGGCCGCAGAGGTGGGTCCCCGTCCCGGGGCGAAGCCGGTCTGGGCCGGACCGGGAGCTGCTGCCCGGGGCGCTGACCGCGTGTGGTGTTGCAGGGGCCGGGGAGGGAGGGCCGAGCTCCTCCCGAGTCTTCGTGGTCCGCAAAGATCAGGACATCTACATCCAGACTCTGCGGAAACTCTTCAACGAGTCGCACGGGATCTTCATCGGGCTCCAGCGGAGCGAGGAGGAGCAGGCGGGGAAGTCGAGGAAAGCGCAGTGAGTGGATGGGCGTGGGAGGGTGAGAGACAGCCGCTGCCTGCTCCTTCTGCCAGGCAAATGCCATTGACCGACCAGGCTGCTTAGAGCTGCAGTGATCGTAGAatcgtttaggttggaaaaaaagatcattgaatccagctgttaacccagcactgccaagcccaccactaaaccacgtccggTCCCTCGGTGCCAAATCTGCAtgcctctggggatggtgactccaccactaccctggacagcctgttctaagtcttgacaacccttttaggggaaaaattgttcctcatgtccaacctaaacctcccctggtgcaacttgaggctgttttctcttgtcctgtcaatggttactaggaagaagagacgtccagctggctccaacctcctttcagggagttgtagagagccagaatgtgtgccctcagcctcctcttctccagactaaaaatccccagttccctcagccgtTCCTCATGAGATGTGTGCTTCCACTTAAAAGTATTTTACAGCCTTTTTTCTGTACATGTGTGCCTTGCACAACCAATGCACAGCATGATACCACCCAGGCAAATCCGCAGCAGTGCAGAAGCAATGTTTGGGGGAAATCCTGATCCTTCCAATAACCATGCTGATCAATGCTTCTGCCTGCCTGTAGCCACCACACACAGCCTCACTGATCCTCATTGGATTCAGCCAAGTATTGGgaatttctgctgctgcagagaaactTAAAGGCTTTAGTGGAGCATAGTCATGAGATTAAAACTCAAAACATCTTTCTCTGACAGAAGCCTTTTTGTGTTTGGCAGATTGGTTCAAGTGAGTAAAAACTACCGGTCAGTGATAAGAGCCTGTATGGAAGACATGCACCAGGCAGCCAGTAAGTTTGTTCATTCTCTTACTGCAATAGAAGGAAATGCTATTTGTGatttaaaaagcagcatttcaattGTAAGTTAATGCAACTGCTGTAAAACAGCAAGCATGGATGGATTTCAGGAATTATCAAGATTCCATTTCCAGATGGGAGGCTTCTAAGTTGGTTTGTAAATCTAGTCAGAGATTTCCCCACCCTACCCCCCCAgtattttaattgattttttctGGGGACTTGCAGTCATTTCTCATCTGAGGTTGCAGTTTTATGGGGAACTGAGTCCAAATTAACACCTTGCTCCTCTCCAAAAATGGtagatttttctcttcccttccatcTGTGCCCTGGAGCAATATCCAGATATGCACAGgatttataggaaaaaaaagagagtgatacagtttaaataaaaattagctTTCCTATGTGTGTATTCTGTAAAGTCTGTGCTTGATGAGTGATCATGTATTACTGTTTTTCAGCCCAGAAAGGGCTGTGAAAGGGAAATATGTCACCCTTTGACTTTCCTCATTCTTCCCCCAGTTTCAGCCCGGGACCCTGCCCTGCACGGCCAATATAGCACTCAGGTAACCAGCACTAAACTGAACATGAATCACTGGCTAGGAAATTCATCAaggccagggatggggcactgGCTTGTCAGATTTAAGTCTGGCTTAGTATAGTGGATGTGTTTGTGACCAAgaataaatggaaataaatggcTCCTGTATGGGAAGAGCAAATTGGTCCCAGTATTTTGTCCTGTGAGCTGTAATAATGTTGCTTCAttggccttttctttttttcttcctttcctcctttgatGTTTCTACCCTGAAATCTCAGAAGTGCAAAAAGGCTGAAAATAACACTTTCTATGCTGTCTAGTATTTTTTACTAATGACAGATAATCATCACATTTCAATACACAGCTTCAATATTTTTTAAGTTTAGTATGGGTAAAGAAGTTGTGCTCTGTTTCTACCTTCATTTGTATCTCTGAAATGTCAGTATGACATCTCCTGTCTGTAAGAGCTGAGCTTAACCAATTGCTATGGGCAGCAGATGCCTTCATGTGGTTAAAAATCTAACTGGAATAGTTACTAAAACCTGAAGCATggccttgcttttttttttttttttcttttcaggtttCTATTCTCTCTGCAATGGAGTTGATCTGGAACCTGTGTGAGATTCTGTTTGttgaagcagctgcaggtgaACACTGAACTATCAGTTAAGACTGAAGGGCTCTTTATTTGCATGTTTATGTTTAAAATGTGTGTCATATTTAACATGTTTCAGAGATGACAAGTGTCAACAAGCCTTTTAATACCTCCTTTGCTTCAGCAAATTGCTTTCTTCATATTGAATTATATCAAGCTGCTAGATTTGCCTTccactttttccttttgtgtaaATCACTACAATTTAAATTGCTGTTTTAACAGAAAGGTAGCAAAGAAGAGGGATATCAAAAGTTATTGCAAATTTATTTGACTTttaagcagaaacacatctttAAACAGCAAACGTGTTGATGCCAAGTAACATTATACATTCTCTGCTGTTACTCCTTTAACTTTAGGATGCCAGCTTTGAAGTCagcattttaaaggaaattgGATTATGCACACAAAAATACTACTCACACAGTCCCAGAACTCAGAAGAGAGATTCACAAATTGTAGATTACTTAATCTCCAAAATTAACTACCTAGTGCCAGATTTCCTTCTCACACTCAGTTAACTGATGAGTTGATACTAAATTAAACAGAAACATTCAATGGTTCTTTTGGTATTGCAAGATTTTTGATTGGAATCACTCaccttttatttcttcaagTAACTGCCAGGCTCTACTGCTGTCCTGTCTAACATCTGCCACACAGAAATCTGTCGGCAGCCTGGTGCTCTCAGTCCACACTGAAGGAACTCCATTCCTTTGTGATTTGAGGGTGCCAAATAGAAATCCAAGCAGTAAACCTTACCTTAGGACTGTCAGACCATTAATATTAGAAGCTTGTAAACTAGCAGCCTGGGAGCTAACAGAATGAAATCTTCTCTGCATAAAGCTGGTCCCCTTCTCCTTCGCCTCCTTGACTGGGTTCGACTTCATGTCTGTGATGTGGACAACATGGTCCGGGAGGTTCTGAGCAGTGAAAATCCATCGAAGCATGAGCTCTTCTGGAACGTGGTGAGTACAGTCACCTGTGACACTCTTCATTCAAAAGAATCCCTGCCTGTGTGttctgccttcctcctcacCACTCAGCGCTAAACTGCATCTCAAAACCTATACTTAgaacactgctgctgtctgcctATACAGGTCTCAAGGTGAAGCCATTACTGAGGATCATCCCACCCTTCATTCCCATCCCGATCCTTTCACTTTCATGCTCCACAGAGGTCGAAACACTGCGTATTTGAATTAGCAGAGCCTACAGTTTAAACGTTTTAGCTCCACTTAACTTGCCCAAATCACAAGTTCAGATTCCTCTCTGACAGTCTTCTCGGGTATTTGGTGTCCTTGCACAGCGTGGTGCTCACAGGTGGTTTTTGCAGGTGGATATCTTTGTCCTGCAAGGCCGAATGGATGAGGCACGGCACTTGCTCTCCAAGGAAGCCAGTGCTGATCCCACCTCGCTGAACATGTACAGAATCTTGGATGACTTGATGAAGAAGATGCCTGTGCCCAGTGTATGTACAAAGTGGATTATTTTCACATGGTCCTGTTGGGAATAGAGATCAGAGGAATGGCAGCATTAGTCCAGTCTATTTCATCTCTGCTGTGGCTCCTGTAACACTGCAGCGTGTTGACCACTGAAACACCTCAGCCTCAATGATTTACAGAAATAATGTTCTTGAGTTGCCCAAAAGACCCAACCATGCAGACAAAAACCTGTGAGGTGTCAAACCAACACACTTATGAAGATAATTTTTGCAGCAGGATACATTATCCAGCTGCTGATCCAGCTCCTGTGAAGAATTGATCTCTTGTAGAGAGTATTTTCTGAAGACTTTGCCAGCAGAGGTTCCTTTTGCAGCGGTGTCTCCTTGCAGAGGgaaaactgcagctgcagcagagttaTCTTTCATGGGACACTCTTAAGGTCCTTTGCCTTTGATGGGTAAAGAAAGACACTTCAGGTGCAACTGTAGGGCAATTAAAAAATGTTAGCAGCCTTGTGTTTATCTTTGTAGCATGAATATCTGTGAGTTCAGCACAGGCACCTGTTGTGATTTGACTTGGTGTTTATTTTATGTGTCTTGTCTCATTCCAGCTTGGCAACACCCAAACACTGACTGAGATGGAGCTGAAATGGCAGCACTGGCATGAAGAATGTCAGCGGTATCTACAGGATGGAACTTTTGCTTCCAATTCCCACATGGAATCCATCTGCAAGGTGTGTtgctgctgggaaggaaggaaactgGACAAGTATTTGAGCCACCCTTGTATTTCAGGAGCCCTATGTAGCTACAAATAGCTTCAATATGTCTGATGATCAAGAAATTTCAGGCCAGTCTTCTGtactgtgttctttgttttgcaaCAGTCTTTGCAAGCCTGGGCAGATCATCTTCTCTTTGTGCTCAAGGCCGTTAAGGCTGATTAGGaaacaaggctctgaggaggATCTTTTGTTACTTAATTCTGATTAAATCCTCAACTTTGCAAAATGGGAGTAGTGCCTGTGAGGAGTTGCAGCGCAGCTGTGCTGCACTTGCAGAATTACTGCCTGTTTTCCTCCCCTTAGGTCCTGCTGGGAGATGAGGATGCCATACTGGAGAAGAAGGAGCTCATGACCACTTGGTACCACTTCCTGGTTACACGACTCCTCTACTCCCACCCCACCGTCAAGCCCATGGAGCTGCGGTTTTATGCACAGGCAAGAAGTGCAATCATTTTGACATCCTCCATCATTTCTTGCACACAAGGGTTGCTGTACTGAAAGGAGAACTTTGGGAGGGTTGATACCTTCACAGCAACTGCAAACCTGTGAGGTTTCCTAGAGAGGGAAGATTCCCCTACAGAGGGAGACTGATAGAGCTGACAAATAATTGTTTTAAGGCCTGGTCTCTTCAGTGTCTGGTGTCACCAGTCTTGTTCCTGTTTTCCCAGTTTCCTTATGCTAAAGGAAGGGCAAATCTTTTTTGTTAATGTGTTCAGTCTCTATGACTTATCATTTCCCATAAAATAACCTAAATGAGGCTGCTCCATCCAAATAAATGTCTTCCTTTTACCATCTCACAGCTTCTGCATTTATCTTGTCTTGTAATTTCATTCCACAGTCTAGCATGGACCTGTTCCTGGGTGGAGAAAGCAGCCCCGAGCCTCTAGACATGATTTTAATGGCAGCCTTTGAATTTGAGATCCACCAAGTGATCAAGGAATGCAGGTTGAGTTTTAAGGTTTTTGATTCTTTGCTTTTACACTTGTTTCTGTGTGCATGTACTCCAGTagcagctggggtggggggggataTGGGTACACCTCACCTGCTCATCCTTCTGAAGAATTTAACAAAAAGAAGTGAAGCAGACAGCAATGAAAAGTATTCCATTAGGTCTGGGACATTGCAGCCAGACATCACAGCTTCTGTGTTGGTAAGAAGTGGCTGTGGAAAACCTGACACATCCCGTGGCAGTGGTAGGCtcagttcttttctttcttttgcttgctTCAAATCCAGCATCGCCCTGAGCAACTGGTGGTTTGTGGCTCATCTGACTGACCTGCTGGATCACTGTAAACTCCTGCAGTCTCACAATCTCTAGTAAGTGTTTATTTGGCATTAATTATTCAgacacccagcagcagggatgacTGACACAGCATGGGGAGTTTGGTTTCAAAAGGAGCATCTTGGGCGTATACAGAAGATGGAGAATAAAGGTGCTGCAGGTGCCTGCAGTTACAGGCAGCCCAGAtgtgctgagaagcagctgctgaccTGATGAGTTTGCCATGGTGTTCAGCAGTGCCTCAGTACAGTtaggaatttttaaaatataattgaaTCTGAAATATAATCAAGGGTCAAAATGTTTGTGATTATTGAGAATGGTAAGAAACTCAACTAAAAAGAGTTCTGTACCTATTTTCTGGATTAATTCAAGTCTGAGGAATTGAATTTTGCTCTCTGAATTCCCCTGAAGTTTCTTAAAGCACTTTCAGTTATTGAGTGCTGTAAAATACTTGGGCAGGCAGAGAAAGCTGACCTGCATGCTTAGGCCTGAGGTACTAAGCTTATTAAGACAGCCCATGAGAAAACATGCTGCATAAATTAAAAGGACTTGTGAAATGAAACCaggctgttttttttccagtgaggtgCACAGAATGATGccatcttttctctcttcctccctagTTTTGGTTCAAATATGCGTGAGTTCCTTCTGCTGGAGTATGCCTCAGGACTCTTCTCCCATCACAGGTAGAAACTTCTTCTTAACTCAGAGGACAGACTAACACTGGGGCAGCCAAAGCAAATAACACATTaatgaattaaaaaaggaaaaacttctaaAAGCCACTGTTAGGATTTCAGCAGAGATGTCCCTAAGGATCATATAACACCAGCACATCTCCTTTCCTGAACCAAAGACAGAAGCTATCTATTAGAAGCCATCAAACATATTGATAAGTACAGAATTGCTCCTCCCCCTGTGGCtgttttcacacagaatcacacagaatgcatcaggttggaaggggctctcaaagctcatcttgtccaagccccctgcagttagcagggacgtctccaaccagatcaggttgctcagagccccatcaagtttgaccttgaatatttccagggatggggcctcaatcatgTCTCTGGAGAACCTGttccactctcattgtgcagaacttccttcttacgtccaacctaaatcacCCCTGCTCCACttgcaaaccattgcccctcatcctatcactccaagcccttctaaccAGTCCTTCTCCACCCTTCATGTTAGTCCTCTTCAGATAccaaaatgcagctctaaggtctccctggagccttctccaggtaCAGAGTAATTGGCACCAAAGCACTTGTGAGCTGCAGGTATTCCAAAGCTGTGCAACAGGCAGCGAGTAAAAGCTGAAGTCTGAACCCCAAGTTAATCAGAGCTGTTATCAGTGCAGACTCAGATTCTCCTTGCAGCTTTCCTGTTGTATTTATTTAATGACTGGAATGCTTGATGGTGTTTCCTCTCTCAGCTTGTGGCAGCTGGGGGTAGATTACTTTGACCACTGCCCAGAGTATGGCAGAGTGTACCTGGAGCTTCACATTGAGCGGATCCCCCTTAACACAGAGCAGAAAGCCCTCAAAGTGCTGAGGATCTGCGAGCAGAGGCAGATGCACGAGCAAggtgattgattttttttttttaaatctcattgTTTTCTAGTGATAGAAATGAAACTGCTGAAACTAATCCTGTCCTCCTCTCTTATGTCTTCTCTGCAGTCCGCAGCATCTGTAAAATCATGGCCATGAAGGCTCTGCGGAACAACCGCCTGGGCTCTGCCCTGTCCTGGAGCATCAGAGCCAAGGATGCAGCTTTTGCTACACTGATATCTGATCGGTGAGTCAGGCAGCAGCCctcaggtgggggctggggtggggagaaggcagctgctctgcaatGGACCAGGAAAGGtcctgctgcagaagggcaTTGTCTTTCCTGCAGACCAAGCACCTGCTTCTGGAGTAGAAAAGGACATCCTTGGGTACTCTCATCTGCAACACTCCATGAAGTGTAGATAAGCAACAGATTAGCTTTATCTAACAGTCCAGTCCTCTTTGACCTTGCTTTGCTAAACATTCTCTTGACAACATCTCCACCTTATGCTCTGCCCTTTCACTTGCTGTTTGATGGGCTGCACAGTGAGCCAGGGAACTGAGCTGGCTGGAGGATAATCCCCTTCTGTGCTTTACTCAGCTTTAACCAGTCTAGTTCACCATGCAGTGTCCAGACAAGTCAGTGGAAGGTACTTAACcatttctgtggaaa
The Indicator indicator isolate 239-I01 chromosome 29, UM_Iind_1.1, whole genome shotgun sequence genome window above contains:
- the NUP85 gene encoding nuclear pore complex protein Nup85, with amino-acid sequence MEELDVEPPLMVVPGADPLARQLCFAWGPAEVLVCETLFGRRGAGEGGPSSSRVFVVRKDQDIYIQTLRKLFNESHGIFIGLQRSEEEQAGKSRKAQLVQVSKNYRSVIRACMEDMHQAAISARDPALHGQYSTQVSILSAMELIWNLCEILFVEAAAAGPLLLRLLDWVRLHVCDVDNMVREVLSSENPSKHELFWNVVDIFVLQGRMDEARHLLSKEASADPTSLNMYRILDDLMKKMPVPSLGNTQTLTEMELKWQHWHEECQRYLQDGTFASNSHMESICKVLLGDEDAILEKKELMTTWYHFLVTRLLYSHPTVKPMELRFYAQSSMDLFLGGESSPEPLDMILMAAFEFEIHQVIKECSIALSNWWFVAHLTDLLDHCKLLQSHNLYFGSNMREFLLLEYASGLFSHHSLWQLGVDYFDHCPEYGRVYLELHIERIPLNTEQKALKVLRICEQRQMHEQVRSICKIMAMKALRNNRLGSALSWSIRAKDAAFATLISDRFLKDYCERGCFSDLDLIDNLGPSMLLSDRLTFLGKYREFHRLYGEKRFSEAARLLLMLMTAHIAPCTFWMTLLTDALPLLEQKEVVFSAEQTYELMRCLEDLTAGKSQQQKFQDDDIENTKVEMLRLALARNLARVIVKEGTLDGS